A single window of Candidatus Angelobacter sp. DNA harbors:
- a CDS encoding GIY-YIG nuclease family protein has protein sequence MVERTEYYVYVYIDPRNYEEFYYGKGCGGRKDVHLDASGESEKAKRIRAILREGEEPIIRVIAKGLSEREALLVESALIWKQGRYLTNLAQGHYSKHFRPAHRMHVKLPDFDFFNSIYYVNVSEGPHRSWEDCRRFGFLAAGNGRNWSEQLDRLNPGDVVVSYLTKWGYSGVGVVNARAVRVRKFRFRGKPIHASELKEPKLFENADDPELAQYLVGIRWRKTLPRADAQFRRNAGLYTPRRVVASLANQPKTRKFVEDTFDVSLDVLASGAAVTKKQ, from the coding sequence ATGGTTGAACGAACTGAATACTACGTTTACGTCTATATCGACCCGAGGAATTACGAAGAGTTCTATTACGGTAAAGGCTGCGGAGGACGAAAGGATGTGCATTTAGACGCATCGGGCGAATCCGAGAAGGCAAAACGCATCCGAGCGATTCTTAGAGAAGGGGAAGAACCCATCATTCGGGTCATCGCCAAAGGTCTTAGCGAAAGGGAGGCGCTCCTAGTCGAAAGTGCGCTCATTTGGAAGCAAGGTCGTTATCTGACGAACCTCGCGCAAGGCCACTACTCGAAGCATTTCCGGCCAGCGCATCGGATGCACGTCAAATTGCCGGATTTCGATTTCTTTAATAGTATTTACTACGTCAACGTCTCCGAAGGACCACATCGCTCTTGGGAAGATTGCCGACGATTCGGATTCCTCGCGGCTGGCAACGGACGGAATTGGAGCGAACAACTTGACCGTTTGAATCCGGGTGATGTTGTCGTCTCCTATCTGACCAAGTGGGGCTACTCGGGTGTAGGCGTCGTCAACGCGCGAGCGGTTCGAGTAAGAAAGTTCCGCTTCCGAGGAAAACCAATTCATGCGTCTGAACTCAAAGAACCAAAACTTTTTGAAAATGCTGACGATCCAGAACTGGCTCAGTACCTTGTTGGAATCCGTTGGCGAAAGACTCTACCCCGCGCTGATGCACAATTTCGACGCAACGCGGGACTTTACACACCCCGTAGGGTAGTCGCATCTCTCGCAAATCAACCAAAGACAAGGAAATTTGTCGAAGATACGTTTGACGTGTCGCTTGATGTTCTTGCATCCGGCGCTGCCGTGACGAAAAAGCAGTAA
- a CDS encoding AAA family ATPase — translation MNKTTDPTKLTKLHELDSLLPREIRGQSHALPRIVSAVRRGELGLTKPARPRGSFLLLGPTGVGKTETVVVTTTQVFGAGKLFRFDMSEFQNQEALGLLLGARLGEVGYLGGVRERASEGSLLFDEAEKAHPRVLDIMLQLLDAARITVATGQTLDFSGFYIWLTSNIGSAELMSLQHSNDATLERHVLTRAQQTLRPEIFARVNEKLVFHRLSYEHQLEIAEKFLSREIEFLAGRSHKLELDNTVLPFLVRKGFHPKLGARPMRDAVEKLVGDAVSECLLDARQACGVLAMDETRDCLVVL, via the coding sequence ATGAACAAAACCACAGACCCGACGAAGCTCACCAAACTCCACGAACTAGACTCACTGCTGCCACGCGAAATCCGCGGCCAGTCCCACGCGCTGCCACGAATCGTCTCCGCCGTGCGGCGCGGCGAACTCGGACTAACGAAACCAGCGCGCCCGCGCGGAAGTTTTCTGCTGCTCGGACCAACCGGCGTTGGAAAAACAGAAACGGTCGTCGTGACGACAACGCAGGTGTTCGGCGCGGGCAAATTGTTCCGATTCGACATGAGCGAATTTCAAAATCAGGAGGCGCTCGGTTTGTTGCTCGGTGCGCGACTTGGCGAAGTCGGCTATCTGGGCGGCGTGCGGGAACGCGCGTCGGAAGGCTCGCTTCTTTTTGATGAAGCGGAGAAGGCGCATCCGCGCGTGCTCGACATCATGTTGCAACTGCTCGACGCCGCGCGCATCACGGTCGCGACGGGCCAGACACTCGATTTCAGCGGGTTCTACATCTGGCTCACGTCAAACATTGGCTCGGCCGAGTTGATGAGCCTCCAACATTCCAACGACGCAACATTGGAGCGCCACGTCCTCACGCGCGCACAACAAACTCTACGCCCGGAAATTTTCGCGCGGGTGAATGAGAAGCTCGTGTTTCATCGCCTGAGCTACGAACACCAATTGGAGATTGCGGAGAAATTTCTGTCTCGTGAAATCGAATTCCTGGCCGGTCGCAGCCATAAGCTGGAACTCGATAACACGGTGTTGCCGTTCCTTGTGCGAAAGGGATTTCACCCGAAGCTAGGCGCTCGTCCCATGCGCGATGCTGTCGAGAAGTTGGTGGGTGATGCGGTCAGCGAATGTCTGCTCGATGCGCGGCAGGCGTGTGGAGTTCTCGCGATGGACGAAACGCGGGATTGCCTCGTCGTCCTCTGA